Proteins from a genomic interval of Toxotes jaculatrix isolate fToxJac2 chromosome 5, fToxJac2.pri, whole genome shotgun sequence:
- the LOC121182166 gene encoding calcitonin gene-related peptide isoform X2: MVMLKISAFLVAYALVICQMYCSQAAPARPGLESMSDRVTLTDYEARRLLNAIVKEFVQMTAEELEQQATEGNSVTAQKRACNTATCVTHRLADFLSRSGGMGNSNFVPTNVGAKAFGRRRRSVQM; encoded by the exons ATGGTTATGTTGAAGATCTCTGCTTTCCTCGTTGCCTACGCCCTGGTCATTTGCCAGATGTACTGCTCACAAGCCGCCCCTGCCAG ACCGGGTTTAGAGTCCATGTCAGACCGAGTCACGCTCACGGACTACGAGGCGCGAAGGTTACTCAACGCCATTGTGAAGGAGTTTGTGCAGATGACAgcggaggagctggagcagcaggcAACTGAAGGAAACAG CGTTACAGCACAGAAGCGAGCCTGCAACACGGCAACCTGTGTGACTCACCGCCTGGCGGACTTCCTCAGCAGGTCGGGAGGAATGGGCAACAGCAACTTCGTCCCCACCAACGTCGGTGCCAAGGCCTTCGGCAGGCGGAGGAGAAGCGTCCAGATGTGA
- the LOC121182166 gene encoding calcitonin-1 isoform X1, which produces MVMLKISAFLVAYALVICQMYCSQAAPARPGLESMSDRVTLTDYEARRLLNAIVKEFVQMTAEELEQQATEGNSMDRPLTKRCSNLSTCVLGKLSQELHKLQTFPRTNVGAGTPGKKRSAPESDSYASYGETFDSI; this is translated from the exons ATGGTTATGTTGAAGATCTCTGCTTTCCTCGTTGCCTACGCCCTGGTCATTTGCCAGATGTACTGCTCACAAGCCGCCCCTGCCAG ACCGGGTTTAGAGTCCATGTCAGACCGAGTCACGCTCACGGACTACGAGGCGCGAAGGTTACTCAACGCCATTGTGAAGGAGTTTGTGCAGATGACAgcggaggagctggagcagcaggcAACTGAAGGAAACAG CATGGACAGGCCCCTAACCAAGCGCTGCTCCAACCTCAGCACCTGTGTGTTGGGCAAACTGTCTCAGGAGCTGCACAAGTTGCAGACGTTCCCTCGCACGAACGTGGGAGCAGGAACGCCCGGCAAGAAGCGCAGTGCGCCTGAGAGTGACAGCTATGCAAGCTACGGCGAGACGTTTGACAGCATCTAA